Within the Gemmatimonadota bacterium genome, the region CCGACGCCGAGCTCGCCGTGCTGCGGCACAAGAACGTTACGCCGACGCCACAGCTTGGCACCGTCGTGCGCACGCCGTACGCCCTCCTGATAGACAGCTCGGCGGTTGGAAGGCCCAGCGAGCTCGTCAGGAAATATCCGGAAGCCAGAAAGTGGGGCTCGTACGTCCTGGCACAGAAGGACGGATCGCTCAAACTCTACGCGGGCGCCTTCGAGCGGCCGGAAGACGCGGCTGCATTGATGCTGACGCTGCGTGCTGAAAAGCTCACACCTACACTCGTATATCGCACAGGGAGAACACCGTAATTGCGGTTGACCAAACTCGAGCTGCACGGATTCAAGTCTTTCGCCGATCACACTGAACTGGTCTTCGAGCCAGGAGCCACGGCAATCGTGGGCCCCAACGGCTCTGGCAAGTCCAACGTGTCGGACGCCGTGCGCTGGGTATTGGGCGAGCAGCGTGCACGTACGCTGCGCGGCGGCAAGATGGAGGACGTGATCTTCCAGGGTTCTTCCGCGCGCAAGGCGGTGAACATTGCCGAAGTCTCACTGCATTTCGACAACGAGGACGGCGGCTTCAACGTTCCGTTCCGCGAGGTCGTCATCACGCGCCGGCTGAGCCGGTCCGGCGAGAGCGACTACTTCATCAACCGGTCACCGGCCAGGCTGCGCGACATTCAGGACATGGTCCGCGGCACGGGACTCGGCGCTGATTCCGGCGTCGTGATCGAATCACGCATGCTCGACGCTCTGCTCTCCGATCGTCCCGACGACCGTCGTGAGCTATTCGAGGAAGCGGCCGGCATCGGCCTCTACCGCGACCGCAAGCGCAGCACGGAGCGCCGGTTGGAGGAGACCACTGTCGATCTGGCCCGACTCGGCGATCTCCTGAACGAGAAGGAAAGCCACGTTCGCTCTCTCGCCCGTCAGCGCAAGCGCGCCGAGCGACACGCGGAGCTGACGAGTCGCCGGTTTTCGGTCGACATCACACTCGCAGCGCGCGAGATGGCGGCCTGGAGCACCGAGCTGGACGAGCTTCGCGACCGGCTCGCCGCGCTGCGTGAGTCAGCGCCGACGGAGCACGAGCGTGTGTTTGCAGCAGAAGGCGCACGCGATACCGCGCACGCCGCACGCGCGACTGCCGAGGGCGGCCGTAGCGAGCTCGCGCGCCTCGTTGCCGAGCAACGGGAGCGCGCACAACAGCTTCGTGGCGAGATCGCCGTCGCCGAAGAGCGTCGCCGCAACGCTGCCGCCCATCGCGAGCGTGCGGAAGAAGAGCGGCGCGAGCGCGGTGACACTGCGCAGCGTGTCGAGACCGAGCTGTCGGAAGCAGCCGCTTCGCGCGCTCAGCTGGAGGCGGATCTCTCCGCGCTCAGCGAGCAGCTCAGCGAGCGCGCCACCAGCGAGGAAATCGCCCGAACGGCACTCTCGGCAGCGCGCGGCGCTGTGGAGCAGGCCGAGCGGCGCGCGCGTGAGCTGCGGGAGCAGGTCCACCGTCTGACGATGGATCGCGACGCTGCAGAGCGCGAGCGACAGGATGTGCTACGTCGTCACGAGGCGATAAGGAACGAGCAGTTGCAGTTGTTCGATGCCGCCGAGCTCGTTGCGCGGGAAGTCGAGGATGCGCGCGTCGCGCTCGACGTGGCACGCGTTCGCGTGGTGGAGACCGCCGACATTCGCGACTCCGCCGAAGCCGATGTTCGAGCAGCGCGCGAGGCCGATTCTGTAGCACGCAGCGATGCACTCCGCGCGGAAGAAGCGCACGCCGCGCTGGAAGGCCGTGCACACGCACTCCAGGCACTCGAGCGCGAGCGCGTGGGCCTGGCACCCGCGGCGGCAAAATTGCTGCGCGAGCGCGGCAAGTTTGCCGACGGAGCCATCCTCGGCCCGCTCAGCGATTACATCAGTGCGGGATCCGTTCCCGCCGCGCTTATCGAGCGATATCTGGGCGCGACGGTGCATGCGGTGCTGGTGCGCGACCGCTCAGCCGCGGATACGATCCGTGCGTGGCACGTGGCCACGCAGCCGGGCCCGCTGCTGTTGCTTCCCGTCGACGCGACGTTCGCCTCGACCTCGCAGACCGCACCCGACGATCTCGCCACGCTCGTCAATGCGACCGACCCTGTCGCCGCGGGTTGGGTACGCGCGCTGCTCGGCGACGTTCGCGCGGTCGAGGAGGCCACGGCGTTCGTCGACGCGCGCGGCGCTGTATGGCTGCCAGCAAGTGTAGCTGGCCCCGGACCTCTGCGTCGTCGCGCGGAGCTCACCGATATCACGCGTGAGATGGAGACCGCCGCCGCAAACCTTCGGAACGCCGCGGCGATCGCGAGCGGTGCGCGTGAAGCGCTCGATGTTGCGATGCAGGCATCTGCGGCTGCCGCGGACGCTGCTGCCATCGCCGCGCGGGAGGCACGTCATGCGGAAGAGGGCGTGAATGAGATTCTGCGCCGTCATCAGCGTGCCACGCGTGAAGTGACCGAGGCGGATCTTGCGCTCGCCAAACTCTCCGAGCGCGCCGAGGCACTAGTGCAGCGCGCAAGGGAGATCGAGGCCGAGATCGCGCGCATCAACGATGCGGTGCATGCACATGACGCGACGCTGCTGGAGCATCGTCGTGCATTGAGCGAGGCGGAGAGCTCTCACGATCATACGCGCGAGCTGCGCACGGCGGCCCAGGTGCAGCAGGCGCAGGCGCAAGCCAGGCTGCAGGTCGTCACCGATCGCGAGCGCCGTCTTCGCGAGGAAGAGACGATGGCAATATCGCGTCTCTCCGCGCTGCAGTCGGAGCTGAGCACGCTTTCGCAGGATGATGCCGCGCTCACCTCGCAACTTGCCGACTGGGCACTCGATCTCGAAGCACGCGATGGCGTACTGCGCGATACCGAAGCCCAGTTGTCCGACGCGGAGCGCGCGGTGCGGCTCGCGGACGAGACACTATCGCAAGCCGATCATGCCCTCGATCAGGTGCGGCGGGAGGCTGCGAATATTTCCGATCAGCTTCATGCCGCGGAGTTGCGCTACACCGAGCTGTCCGGCCGCCGCACGGCGATTCGTGAGCGGCTCGAAACCGAATGGCGGCGACCGCTGGATGAGTTGATGGCCGAATGCGTCCAGCTGGAAGACGAAGACGATTCGCTGCGGGCCGAAGCCGCCGATCTCCGTGCGCAGCTCGAGTCGCTCGGCCAGGTCAATCCGCTTGCGATCGAGGAGCACCAGGAGGAGAGCAAGGCCGTCGAATTCCTGCGCCAGCAGCGTGCAGATCTGGACGAGGCGCGGGCCAAGCTGCAGCAGGCGATCCGTGAGATCGATGCGACGGCGCGAGAGCTGTTCCTCACCACGTTCGTTCAGGTGCGCGAGAACTTCCGACACATCTTCATGACGTTGTTCGGCGGCGGCGACTGCGACGTGCGTCTGCAGAATCCCGATGCGCCGCTCGACAGCGACATCGAGATCCACGCATCTCCGCGCGGCAAGAAGACGCAGCGAATCCATCTGCTCTCGAGCGGTGAGCGTGCACTGGTTGCGCTGTCCCTGCTGTTCGGCATCTTCCTCATGAAGCCGAGTCCGTTCTGTCTCATGGACGAGGTTGACGCTCCGCTCGACGACGCGAACATCGGGCGCTTCGTGCGGATGTTGAACGAGTTCAAGGCGAACACACAGTTCATCGTGATCACGCACAACCCGCGCACCACGACCGAATCGGCTGATGCAGTGTACGGTGTAACCATGCAGGAGCCCGGCGTGTCATCCATCGTCAGTGTGCGATTGCGCGGCCCTGCGGTGGAAGAGGCGATTGCCGGATCCATACCTGCCGCAAAGTCCGAGCCGGCGACGGCTGGAGTTTAATTGACTGAACGGCGCCACGCCGTGTGTGGTTCGGCGCCATACCTGAGATAGAGA harbors:
- the smc gene encoding chromosome segregation protein SMC translates to MRLTKLELHGFKSFADHTELVFEPGATAIVGPNGSGKSNVSDAVRWVLGEQRARTLRGGKMEDVIFQGSSARKAVNIAEVSLHFDNEDGGFNVPFREVVITRRLSRSGESDYFINRSPARLRDIQDMVRGTGLGADSGVVIESRMLDALLSDRPDDRRELFEEAAGIGLYRDRKRSTERRLEETTVDLARLGDLLNEKESHVRSLARQRKRAERHAELTSRRFSVDITLAAREMAAWSTELDELRDRLAALRESAPTEHERVFAAEGARDTAHAARATAEGGRSELARLVAEQRERAQQLRGEIAVAEERRRNAAAHRERAEEERRERGDTAQRVETELSEAAASRAQLEADLSALSEQLSERATSEEIARTALSAARGAVEQAERRARELREQVHRLTMDRDAAERERQDVLRRHEAIRNEQLQLFDAAELVAREVEDARVALDVARVRVVETADIRDSAEADVRAAREADSVARSDALRAEEAHAALEGRAHALQALERERVGLAPAAAKLLRERGKFADGAILGPLSDYISAGSVPAALIERYLGATVHAVLVRDRSAADTIRAWHVATQPGPLLLLPVDATFASTSQTAPDDLATLVNATDPVAAGWVRALLGDVRAVEEATAFVDARGAVWLPASVAGPGPLRRRAELTDITREMETAAANLRNAAAIASGAREALDVAMQASAAAADAAAIAAREARHAEEGVNEILRRHQRATREVTEADLALAKLSERAEALVQRAREIEAEIARINDAVHAHDATLLEHRRALSEAESSHDHTRELRTAAQVQQAQAQARLQVVTDRERRLREEETMAISRLSALQSELSTLSQDDAALTSQLADWALDLEARDGVLRDTEAQLSDAERAVRLADETLSQADHALDQVRREAANISDQLHAAELRYTELSGRRTAIRERLETEWRRPLDELMAECVQLEDEDDSLRAEAADLRAQLESLGQVNPLAIEEHQEESKAVEFLRQQRADLDEARAKLQQAIREIDATARELFLTTFVQVRENFRHIFMTLFGGGDCDVRLQNPDAPLDSDIEIHASPRGKKTQRIHLLSSGERALVALSLLFGIFLMKPSPFCLMDEVDAPLDDANIGRFVRMLNEFKANTQFIVITHNPRTTTESADAVYGVTMQEPGVSSIVSVRLRGPAVEEAIAGSIPAAKSEPATAGV